CACATTATTTGTAATCCGAGAATAGTAATTTCATGATATAAACGATTAGAGTACTAGAATAGTATTTATCAGATGCATAGAAACTTTCAGATTGCAGAATTTTAAAAAGGAGCTAATAAATACCTATCATCAAATTCTGTGCACGTAACAGTTACAAATTGGGTTATTTTGctgtttgataaacaaaaacaaaacaaaaaaaagttgtgcaAGTTGAAATAAGTGGAGGGTCGCTTAATATCCCTAAATTACAGTAGAATGAATTTGTTCACACCtttgaagttgattttttttatccttgaaaaaaataatgtaacttTTATAGCATTTTGATGATGTCttgcaacaaaataataataataataataatgataatgatgatgatcatcatcatcatcgtcatcatcataataataacaatgttaatgttaatgttaataatgtttaaatatcaattaattctACTGAAGTTCCTTGCTCTTCGCAGTTTTGTATCACCAATGCATCTCTTTCTAATGTAAGGTTTGAAGAAAAAAGTGGCCATTAGTATGATAGCTGTGATCTTCATAATTAATGCCATTCTGGGACTTGTgagcataattatattgtattatatctTATTTATCATATGGTAtcttatgtgtttttattgtatttaaaactcTCTTAGGCTtgttatcttatatatatatataatgttatctTATCTCATGTTATCTCATATATGTCAGACTATCTAATGCTATCTAATGTTTTTTATCTTATCGAATGTTATCTTATTTGTTTCAGGAAAGGAAGTATGGACAATGTCTCTGACCCCAACATCTAGCTCTGGTGTGCAGTACTGCAAGGGCGGGAGCAAAGAAAGAAATCCGGGAGATGATGGGAACAGTCCCTACCGTACCCCACCCACTGGTGCTGTTGATACCACCTCGTGTGATAATTGTCAAGGGAGTTATGGACACGGGGAAACGCGGCCCAAGAAACGCACGTGTAGGTCAATAACAGTTCCTCTTGAACACGAATCAGAAACAAACATACCCCCTGCCAAATCgtcatggcaaccaaaaggttCAGATTTATGGAAGCCCGCTACGATGAATCCAATAAGAAATAGTTCTCGCCCAGGAATGGATGGGAAGTTTGATGTTCGAACTGTAACATGGTCTCCGATTGACTGTAGACATTATGAGTTTTCTAGTTTAGCTCCGTCTGTGCAAAGACACCGAGAAACTGGCCACATAACCCCGGACGACCTCTTAACCCCACCAGAATCACCAGTTCCGAGACCTAACTCTGTGTTTAGTAACTGTTCAACACCAGTATCACGTCCCCATTCTGTGTACAGTGATGGTGCAATCAGTCCCTATATGAGCGAACCTTACTACAACTACATTGACCATTCTCATAACCGAATTCAGCACATTCAAGAATTCAGGAATCGCAGTCTTTCAGTAGAGGAACGGATCTCAAACATATCAGCAAATCCCCAAGTCTCAAGCTTTTATGCTAGCTCGGCAAATACTGCACAAGGAGCGATGTGTGGTATAACCCCTACAAACAATGCAATTCCCACATCCCCCCATCATCGTCATCGCGTACCCCGATGTAGATCTCAGCCGTCATTTTATGACAGAAAATCAGGGAGAAGACGAAGGCGTGACTCAAGACCAACATTAAATTTCCATAAAATGACGGAggtatattaaaaatgtttttttatatatattttgagtttTAGATTGATATGATACTGACATCGTTAAATCAGAATGTCAAACTCTTCTGGCAACGTCATTTTTTggacattgtttatttcattatttcaccTTATTTAAAGGGCGAGGTTTTCttgatttaacaaaaatattgatactgTATGTTAAAGTAATGCTAAAATGACAGTTATTAATAAGGTTACAGTGAAAATCAGCTGCAcagaagat
The Mya arenaria isolate MELC-2E11 chromosome 12, ASM2691426v1 DNA segment above includes these coding regions:
- the LOC128211531 gene encoding protein FAM53A-like; protein product: MLALDVNLLTSRLQKQCLDDTNKLAPVSNEGLKLSESAQARLAAADPGKEVWTMSLTPTSSSGVQYCKGGSKERNPGDDGNSPYRTPPTGAVDTTSCDNCQGSYGHGETRPKKRTCRSITVPLEHESETNIPPAKSSWQPKGSDLWKPATMNPIRNSSRPGMDGKFDVRTVTWSPIDCRHYEFSSLAPSVQRHRETGHITPDDLLTPPESPVPRPNSVFSNCSTPVSRPHSVYSDGAISPYMSEPYYNYIDHSHNRIQHIQEFRNRSLSVEERISNISANPQVSSFYASSANTAQGAMCGITPTNNAIPTSPHHRHRVPRCRSQPSFYDRKSGRRRRRDSRPTLNFHKMTETAYGYLRKSDGFLAPERHGSRFHSDLENAMSLTTIASSPHDQDHLQHFEHQPGSNVAKTVDRFYSNGSPIHEFESTNRDSVGVSDVIATKTGPVKLLGDLDDEDMEVFQFTEELDLEQIEND